One genomic segment of Nocardia spumae includes these proteins:
- a CDS encoding SDR family NAD(P)-dependent oxidoreductase, producing MTNGSRRLRDKVVLLTGSSGGIGVEIARRLAGEGAVLVLTDLDAEACARVAADIPDPERHHVLELDISDEQQWRDAVEAIAERCSRLDVLVANGAVGSLATVVDEDLERYNKVIAISQTGTWLGMKHAGALIERTGGGSIVNLCSILGTVGGLGNSLAYAAAKGAVRTMTKNAALYWAAKGVRVNSIHPAFIETRQLLDRYEGSERYRAMLEHTPMGRLGRAEEVAAAVAFLAGDDSTFITGSELYVDGGWTCA from the coding sequence ATGACGAACGGCAGTAGGCGATTGCGCGACAAAGTGGTCCTGCTGACGGGATCCTCCGGTGGCATCGGTGTGGAGATCGCGCGACGGCTTGCCGGCGAGGGCGCCGTGCTCGTGCTGACGGATCTGGATGCCGAAGCGTGTGCGCGGGTGGCGGCGGACATCCCGGATCCCGAACGCCATCATGTGCTCGAGCTGGACATCAGCGATGAGCAGCAGTGGCGCGACGCGGTCGAGGCGATCGCCGAACGCTGCTCGCGCCTGGACGTGCTCGTCGCCAACGGCGCCGTCGGCAGCCTGGCGACGGTGGTGGACGAGGATCTGGAACGCTACAACAAGGTGATCGCGATCAGCCAGACCGGTACCTGGCTGGGCATGAAGCACGCCGGTGCGCTCATCGAGCGCACCGGCGGAGGATCGATCGTCAACCTCTGCTCGATCCTGGGCACCGTGGGCGGACTGGGCAACAGCCTGGCGTATGCGGCGGCCAAGGGAGCGGTCCGGACGATGACCAAGAACGCGGCGTTGTACTGGGCCGCCAAGGGAGTCCGGGTCAATTCGATCCACCCGGCATTCATCGAGACCCGCCAGCTGCTCGACCGATACGAGGGTAGTGAGCGGTACCGGGCGATGCTCGAGCACACCCCGATGGGCCGGCTCGGTCGCGCCGAGGAGGTCGCCGCGGCGGTCGCCTTCCTTGCCGGCGACGATTCGACCTTCATCACCGGCAGCGAACTGTATGTCGACGGTGGGTGGACCTGCGCCTGA
- a CDS encoding ABC transporter permease has protein sequence MTSLNIPAARPIAIPAQWRARIGYLVLLAILAYLVVVPMIRLQALAFENEAQGYRSQYGRYDIGDTIRTTIVLAVGSLVIALLLGTLLAFAASRLPARLSFLRIVPILPIVMPAVANIVGWTFLLSPGPGYLNVALRHLPWWSGSDTGPVDVYTVPWIVILTGFSLTSFVYLFVSAGMQSINSEHLEAAQVNGSSTVGVFFRVVLPLLRPSLVYGGGIALLLGLGQFTGPLLLGQNKGVQVLTTDMYHRVSESPADFAAAAAAGSPLVLFGLAVVLIQKGVLGNQSRFVTHGGKAFSAPPGRSAWASVTLLIYALLALVVPLLGLVIVSLTPYWSGSLSPDILTLANFRSLASNQSIVDSVVTSVVTSLIAVAICIPIGYAVAALLVRGKRFRVLAVIADLITVLPMGIPAVIFGVGFLLTYTEPPLILYGTRTVIILVYIVLMLPYAIRMQMTALLALGNTYSEASATSGASPMVTNIRVMLPLMRPTVLSAVALMFILLTHEFAASLLVRASTTQVMGTLLFDLWQNGSYPLVAAMALLMTAVTTVGVAAAMLVGGRNVLSNL, from the coding sequence ATGACCTCACTGAACATCCCCGCAGCCCGACCGATCGCGATACCGGCGCAGTGGCGGGCCCGGATCGGATATCTGGTCCTGCTCGCGATTCTCGCCTATCTCGTCGTCGTACCGATGATCCGGTTGCAGGCACTGGCGTTCGAGAACGAAGCACAGGGCTACCGAAGTCAGTACGGCCGCTACGACATCGGCGACACCATCCGGACCACGATCGTGCTGGCCGTCGGATCGCTGGTGATCGCGCTGCTGCTCGGAACCCTGCTCGCCTTCGCCGCGAGCCGGCTCCCGGCACGCCTCTCGTTTCTGCGTATCGTCCCGATCCTGCCGATCGTGATGCCCGCGGTCGCCAATATCGTCGGCTGGACGTTCCTGCTGTCCCCCGGACCCGGATATCTCAATGTGGCACTGCGGCACCTGCCCTGGTGGAGCGGTTCGGACACCGGGCCGGTCGACGTCTACACGGTGCCCTGGATCGTCATCCTCACCGGTTTCAGTCTGACCTCGTTCGTCTACCTGTTCGTCAGCGCCGGCATGCAGAGCATCAATTCCGAACACCTCGAAGCGGCCCAGGTCAACGGGTCCTCGACGGTAGGGGTGTTCTTCCGGGTCGTGCTTCCCCTGTTGCGCCCGTCGCTGGTCTACGGCGGTGGCATCGCCCTGCTGCTGGGCCTGGGACAGTTCACCGGGCCGCTGCTGCTCGGTCAGAACAAGGGCGTGCAGGTTCTGACCACCGACATGTACCACCGAGTTTCGGAGTCACCGGCGGATTTCGCCGCGGCCGCGGCGGCGGGTTCGCCCTTGGTGCTCTTCGGGCTCGCGGTGGTCCTGATCCAGAAAGGGGTGCTGGGCAACCAGAGCCGGTTCGTCACCCACGGCGGCAAGGCCTTCTCGGCGCCGCCGGGTCGGTCCGCCTGGGCCTCGGTGACTCTGCTGATCTACGCCCTGTTGGCCCTGGTAGTCCCCCTGCTCGGGCTCGTCATCGTCTCGTTGACGCCGTATTGGTCGGGCTCGCTGTCCCCGGACATCCTCACGCTCGCGAACTTCCGGAGTCTGGCCTCGAACCAGTCGATCGTGGACTCGGTCGTCACCAGCGTCGTCACCTCGCTGATCGCCGTGGCCATCTGCATTCCCATCGGCTACGCGGTGGCCGCATTGCTGGTGCGCGGCAAGCGATTCCGGGTCCTCGCGGTGATCGCCGACCTCATCACCGTGTTGCCGATGGGAATTCCCGCGGTGATCTTCGGTGTCGGATTCCTGCTGACCTATACCGAGCCGCCCCTGATCCTGTACGGGACCCGCACGGTCATCATCCTGGTCTACATCGTCCTGATGCTGCCCTACGCGATCCGGATGCAGATGACCGCGCTGCTCGCACTCGGCAACACCTACAGCGAGGCGTCGGCGACCAGCGGAGCATCACCGATGGTCACCAACATCCGGGTGATGCTCCCACTGATGCGCCCGACCGTACTCAGCGCCGTCGCGCTGATGTTCATCCTGCTCACGCACGAATTCGCCGCCTCACTTCTGGTGCGCGCGTCGACCACCCAGGTGATGGGAACCCTGCTGTTCGATCTGTGGCAGAACGGCTCCTATCCACTTGTCGCCGCGATGGCGCTGCTCATGACGGCGGTCACCACCGTGGGCGTGGCGGCGGCGATGCTCGTGGGCGGCCGGAACGTGTTGAGCAATCTGTGA
- a CDS encoding ABC transporter ATP-binding protein, which yields MSGFNIAGLTKTYGSNVVVDELDLDIEEGEFVVLLGPSGCGKTTTLRCLAGLETPQGGSIAFKDHVVFDGPARANVPPHKRNIGMVFQSYALWPHMTVRNNIRYPLKVRKRKQAIADGAVEAAAEMVDCGALLDRYPSQLSGGQQQRVAVARGLVAQPDLVLFDEPLSNLDARLRDQVRTQIHQLHQRLGFTAVFVTHDQAEAFALGDRLAIMKSGRIEQYDAPEWVFENPVSEYVAAFIGMANRLELRHHHDGWRTSAGDPIDLTHALVQDSADRGSAAVARLRPDDVLLHSSAQHVPLGNVVLNAELVTYEYGGRYFDVTVTTGGEKLQLRADAAVHGPALRNSRPGAPVVVSFSPANLRIFPTAGDLDPTPPVAVPASAGGPA from the coding sequence ATGTCGGGATTCAATATCGCCGGGCTGACCAAGACGTACGGATCCAACGTTGTCGTCGATGAACTCGACCTCGACATCGAGGAGGGGGAATTCGTTGTCCTGCTCGGTCCGAGCGGGTGCGGAAAGACGACCACGCTGCGTTGTCTGGCGGGTCTGGAAACCCCACAGGGCGGCTCGATCGCGTTCAAGGACCACGTCGTCTTCGACGGCCCGGCCCGTGCGAATGTTCCCCCGCACAAGCGCAATATCGGGATGGTGTTCCAGTCGTACGCGCTGTGGCCGCACATGACGGTCCGGAACAACATCCGGTATCCGCTGAAGGTGCGCAAGCGCAAACAGGCGATCGCCGACGGTGCGGTCGAGGCCGCCGCGGAGATGGTGGATTGCGGCGCCCTGCTCGATCGCTATCCCTCGCAGCTCAGTGGCGGGCAGCAACAGCGAGTGGCCGTGGCACGTGGTCTGGTCGCCCAACCGGATCTGGTGCTGTTCGACGAACCCTTGAGCAACCTCGATGCCAGGCTGCGTGATCAGGTGCGCACCCAGATCCACCAGCTACACCAGCGATTGGGCTTCACCGCGGTGTTCGTGACCCACGACCAGGCCGAGGCGTTCGCGCTCGGCGATCGCCTCGCGATCATGAAGTCGGGCAGGATCGAACAATACGACGCACCCGAATGGGTCTTCGAGAATCCGGTGTCGGAGTATGTCGCGGCCTTCATCGGCATGGCCAACCGGCTCGAACTCCGCCATCATCACGACGGCTGGCGGACGTCGGCGGGCGATCCCATCGATCTGACTCACGCGCTGGTCCAGGACTCGGCCGATCGTGGCTCGGCAGCGGTCGCGCGACTGCGTCCCGACGATGTGCTGTTGCATAGTTCGGCCCAGCATGTGCCGCTGGGAAACGTCGTCCTGAACGCGGAACTGGTCACCTACGAATACGGTGGCCGCTACTTCGATGTGACGGTGACGACCGGCGGCGAGAAGCTACAGCTGCGAGCGGACGCCGCGGTACACGGCCCGGCGCTGCGCAACAGCCGCCCAGGGGCCCCGGTCGTGGTGAGCTTCTCCCCCGCGAACCTCCGGATCTTCCCCACCGCAGGCGATCTCGATCCAACGCCACCCGTGGCGGTGCCGGCGAGCGCGGGAGGACCGGCCTGA